Part of the Pseudodesulfovibrio hydrargyri genome is shown below.
GTATGCCGGTGAATCTACTGGAGGGTCTGGGTGGGCGAGGGCGCGGACTCGATGGATTCCAGGAGCTGCTCGCGCGACTCCTGGAGCCCCTGGCGCAGGAGCAGCTTCTTGCCGGTGGAGAGCTTCCGGAACTCGGGCCGGTCGGCCAGTTCCGAAAGCCTCTCCATCTCGACGATGACGCTGCGGATGAGCTTGTGGATGTCCCGCTCCCTCGGGTTGAGCTGGGAGGCGAGCAGGGCCAGGTCGCGGATCTCCATGGCCATCCGCTTGAAGGCGCGCGGATCGGTCTGGCTCGCCAGCTTGCGGTGGGCCTTGTAGGTCTCGATTCTGCGTTTGAACCATCCGATCATGGGCGTCCTCTAAACGGTCGGCACCTGGCCCCGCATCATGAGCACGGCCGCGATCATGCCCAGCAGGAAGGGAATCAGGAGCACGGCCACGATCTTGGTGTAACCTACCTTGTGGATGTATTTCAGGCCGATGGCGGTCAGAATCAGGGTCCAGACGGCGTTGATCAACATCCAGCTCGCCATGAAGTTCGCCGTGAACATGGGGATTATCCCGATCATCATCGGCGCGTAGGCGTAGGCCACGGCCCGGAACGACCCTTCGAATCCCTTGTTGCCCGATTTGAGCATGCTGAGGATGAGGTGGTAGAAACCGGAGATGGCGAACAGGGACAGGGCCACGACGGCCGGGGTGAGCAGAAGCTCGAAGAGTCCGTTGACGGCGTCGTAGGGCACGGCCTCAAGCCCATGTGCCGTCACGTTCATGCCCGGAGTCAGTCCGGCCACGCCCCAGGCGTACTGGACCACGGTCTGGATCATGGAGACCAGGATGGCGAAGGTCAGGGGCTTGGACAGCCCGTTGCCCACGGGCATGACCGAGAAGAACAGGCGCGGCGAGAACAGGACCAGCTTCAGGGTCAGGAACAGGCCGTGGAAGAAGCCGTAGCGGTCCAGCTGCTCGAAGGGCGGCGGCACCTGCATGGGGGCCACCTCGTCCTCGTCGCCGTCCGCGAACTCGACCTGCATGGGGTCCGGGAAATCCTCGTTGAATTCGCCGGTCCAGCCGGGCACGGGCTGCTGATCCTGATAGGCGTCATGCCGCCGGTCGCCGGCATTGTCGTAATGGTCGTCGTAGGGCGCGTTCCCCGGCTCGTCATAGGCGTCGTCGTAAGGCTCGTCCCGGGGCGCACGGGGCTTTTCGGGCGGGGTCATGGTGTGCAGCCGCTGCCACAGCCCGTCGCCGTTGTCCTCTTCCTCGGGCAGGCCCGGAAAGGCCCTGTCCTCGGGCTCCTCGCCTTTCTCGGGACGGGCCGGGGCGGGGGGGCGCAGTCCGCTTCCTATTACGGGCGGGGTTCTTGGCTTGATCCTGGGCTCGGCGGTCCTGCGCGCCGCCGGTTCGGTCTTGTGCTCGGGCCGGGCGGACGGTTCGGGCTCCTCGATGAGGAACTCCTCCTCGGGCAGGTCGCGGAACTTGAATTTGGTCTGGCATTTGGGACAGGTCGCCACCTGGGAGCGGGCGGGTATCTTGCTCTCGTCCACCTCGCGGGTGAACCTGCATTCGGGACATATTATCTGCATTGTCTTTCCTTGAAGGACATGAATATCGATCGCTGATCGGTCGTATACATTTTGTAGGTCAGAATCAAGCGATCTGCAACGTACTGCACGATCAGACCGGGTTTTCCTCCAGCAGGAGCATGGCCAGGGAGCCCACCAGGAAGGTAGCCTCGGACAGCAGGGCGCGCGGAATGGTCGGGTAGTCGTCGCTGAGCACGTGGCTGATGCCGCCGCCCGAGGCCGCGTCGAACCGCTTGAGCTTGGCGGCCAGGGTCTCGGGGGACTTGGTCAGCCTGCTGTAGTGCAGGATGGGCGCGTCCAGGACCAGGGCCGTGCGTCCCTTAACCCCGGTCAGCCGCTCGTGCACGGGCCGGGTGAAGCGCACGCCGGGCTCGTTGCGGAACAGGCGTAACTGCAGATCGGGCCACAGCCCGTAGCCCGCCTTGCAGCGGGTCTCGTCCGGATACAGGGTCATGCGCGGGAACCAGCAGGCCGTGAGCCTTTTCACCAGCAGGCAGGCGGGAAGCAGTCCCCAGACGTCCTCGCTGAATCGTTCGTCGCCGTCCAGGTACAGGACCCAGTCTCCGGCGCATTCGTCGAGCATGCGGTTGCGCTGGGACGCGAAGTCGTCCAGCGGACGGGCCAATTGGCGGACGGGCGCGGCGCAGGTGAAATCGCGGCCGGGCGTTTCGTCGGCGTCCCAGAGGACCACCACCTCGCGGACCCAGTCCGGGAATTGGGCGAAGAATTCGTCGAGCCCGGGCTCGTCCGGGGCCAGGATCACGCCCACGGACAGGTCCGGGGCCTGGACGCCCACATGGCTCAGGTACGAGCTGTTGATGGCCTGGTGGGGTCTGGCGTTCATGAACAGCCGCTGGAGGTTGCGGTAGGCCGCCCGCGTATCCTCGGGCAGGGACGGGTTCAGGGCCAGGGCCGTTTTGTCCGGACCGATTCCGCTCATGGCCAGGATGTAGAGCTGGGCCCAGGGCGAGGTGTCGGCCAGGACCAGGAGCCGCGAATCAGGAGCGTTCCAGGCAGGGTTGGCGGCCAGAAAGGCGCGGGCCACGGCCGGGTCGGTCTCGCAGACCACCAGCCGGGCGGCCTCGGGCAATCCGGCGGCCAGGGCCAGGGCGTGCCCGCCGTTGCCCAGGCCGAACAGGACCAGGGTTTCGCCCCTGCTCTTGTCCAGGATGCGCAGGGAGCGTTCGGCAAAGGCGGCCGCGTCGGCCGGATCTGTTTTGCCTTGGGCCGCGGCGTCCGGGCCGTCGCGGAAACCGAATTCCAGGACGGCGGCGGTGTATGCTTCTATCAATCCGGTGTTCATTGCACGATTCCTTTGCGTCGGAGCAGTTCCAGGTACACGGCTTCAAGCTTGCGGGCGATGTCCTGCATGCGGAACAGGCGCGCGGCCTTTTCCCGGCCGGCCATGCCCATGCGCCGCGCTTCTTCGGGATGGGAAAACAGGTACTTGAGGGCCATGGCATAGCCTTCCGCGCTGTCGGCCACAAGCCCGGTGACGCCGTGCTCCACCAGTTCGAGCTGGGCGTTGTCGCGCAATCCTTCGCTCGGATGGGTGACCACGGGCAGGCCGCAGGCCATGGCCTCGGCAATGGCCAGCCCGAAGGATTCGCCCGTGTCGTTGGCGTGGGCCAGGACCGAGACCCCGTTCAGGAAGGCGGCGATCTCCGCGTCGGTCTTGACCTGGTCGCGGAACAGGACGTGTCCCCGGAGGCCGTGTTCGCGGACGAAATCCCTGGCCTCGGGGATGCCCCCGATGATGAGGTAGCGGAAGTCGGGCACCTCGCGCACGAGCAGAGGCAGGAAGTCCAGGGCGAGGCGCGACCACTTGCCCGGGTCGGGCCGGGAGACGCGCCCGGCCACGGGCCGGGAGAAGTCCCGGTCCGGCGCTGCAGCCTTGGCGAACAGGTCCGTGTCCACCGGGTTGTATAGGTATGAGTACCGGGCCGGGGCCGGGGCGACGGGCGTGGTCGCGAAGAACCGGTCCAGGCAGAAGCGCGAGACGAACAGGGTATGGTCGATGATCTTGGCCTGGGGGCTGGGATCGTGGCGGCCGAAGACGTTGGTTTCCACCACCACGGGCACGCGGGCGCGTTTGATGGGCATGAGCAGATCGGGTTCGGGCCAGCCTGCCCGGTGCACGTGCACTATCTGCGGCCTGAAGCGTTCGATCACGCCCAGCAGGTCGGCGCCGATGAAGGTGTCCACGCCGGCCGCGCGAATCTGCGAGGCGCGCACGCCGTTCACCCGGCTGTAGACCGCCGGGGCGAACCGGGCCGGATCGAGGTTGGCCACGAAGAGCTGCATGACCTTCTCCGTGCCGCCCAGGCTCAGGGACTTGATGACGTGGAGAACGCGGACAGGGGATTCAACCATGGCGGAAAGGTGACACATGCCGCATGTGTTGTAAATGACTGCCTATGATTCAAGTGAAACAGTTCCTTGCCCGCGAAATGAAAACCGGCCCCTTGCGGGGCCGGAGGATCATCGGTTGGCGTTGTTGTAGGCGTTGGCCGCACGGAATTTGGCGGCCGAGGCCCCGGTCCGCAGCGGGGTGGGCTCGGCCGGCGCTGGGGCGGGCTTGGCCGCGGGCTGAGGCGTCGGCTTGTGCGCGGGCGCGGGCCGAGGCGCGGCCTGGGGAGGCTGCATGTTCAGGACCGGCGGGGCCTGCGGGGTCGGAGCCGGCTGGGGCGCGCCCGTGGACACGGTGTCGCCCGGGGCCGCCTTGCCGTCGTGAATGGGCACGATCTGGGCGTAGGCCGAGCGCAATCCGTCCAGGATCTTGATGACGTCGTCGATCATCTTGTTGTCCAGGCGGATGTTGGCCTTGACCAACTGGGTGGTGCAGAACATGTACAGCTGGCCGAGCTTGGGGGTGATGTCCCCGCCCTTTTCCTTGTTCAGGCTCTCGGACAGCTCATGGATGATCGCCATGGCCTTGGAGATGTAAATGCCCTTCTTGGCATAGTCCCTGTTGTCGATTTCCCGCTTCGCCCGTTTGAGGAATTTGATCGCCGCCTCATAGAGCATGAGGAGGAGTTCCCCCTGGGTAGTGGTTTCGATCTGGGTCGCCAGGTATGCCTTTGCTGGGTTGGCCATCAATTACTCCTTGCTATTCAAGCTGTGCCAATGCCGCTTCAAGTTGTCCCTGCTTGAGCTGATATTGGCCCAGCAGCGTGTCGAGACGGGAATACTTCAAGCGAAGATTGCGTTCCAGTTTTTCGATCCGGGTCTCTTCAAAGGCGATCTTGTCGTCGATGGATTTCATGATGTCGCCGTAGTTGTTCTGCAGAACCGCCAGGGGACCGCCTTCATAGGTGAATTTATTGTACGGCTTGGTCAACTCGGTCAGTTCGTTGATCATCTCGGTGGCCTTGCCCGTCTTGACCGCCACTTTGCCGTTGTAGGTTCCGGCCGTTGTATTGTTCAGCCGGATGGCCATGCCGAGCGCGTCGCCGGACAGCCCGGTGATCTCCCATCCCGACACCGCGGCCTCCTCGCCGTTGATGGTCGCGCTGACGATCTGCGTGCCGTCGCTGACCACCTCGATGTCGTAGTCGCCCGGCATGGTGGTCCCTTCGATGAGGGAGTTGAACGTGAAGTCCGTGGTCCGGCTGACCCCGGTGGGCTCCAGGGATAACAGTTCGGCCACGGCGGTGGGATCGTCCTGCAGGGCCTCGTCGAGCTTGTCGTAGTCGATGGTCAGCAGTCCGTAGGTGGGCGATCCCTGTTCGGCGTCGGTCATGATGCCGAGCTGGGACAGGGCGGAGTACTTGTCGCCGGACAAGGTGTCCGGGTCCCAGACGGTGAAGCCCACGCCGATGTTGGCCGTGATGTTCTTCAGGTTCTGGGAGATGATGTCGATGCCGTAGTTGCCGGTCAGGATGGATCCCTTGGTCTCGGTCGAGTCGGTCAGCGAGTTGCCGCCGGTGCTGGTCCCGCCCTTGGTGTCGTCCACCTTGGTCAGGGCGATGATCTGGGCGCGGATGGTGTTGACCGCTTCCACGAAGGACGTGACGTTGTCCATGATGGCGTCGGTGTCCGTGGTTACGGTCAGGCTGACGACCGAGCCCGGGGAGGCCTCCTTGAGATCCAGGGTGATGCCGGAAATGATGTCGTCGATGCTGTTGGAGCCGCGCTCGATCCAGCTCGCGTTGGAGGCCGGGAATCCGTCCACGCGGATCTGGCTGTTCTGGGCGTTCTGGGTCTCGACGAAGCCGCCCGCGCCGAACGCCAGGGAGCCCGCGTTGGAGATGACCAGCTGGTTGTCCGCGCCCAGCCCCTTGCCCGCCAGCTGGAGGTGGTAGGAGGTGCCGTCGAAGATGGTCGAGGCCTGGATGATGCCCCGCGAATCGGGGTGGTTGTTGATCAGATCGACGAAGTCGTTCAGGGTGGTGCCCGCGTGGATGTCGTTTATGGTGAAGGATTCGCCGCCGTAGGAGAAGGTGAACGAGGTGTCCGACGAGGCGATGATCGAATCCAGGGAGCTGGCGCCGGAATTGGTGATCAGGATGTCGTTGGTGGCCAGCTGGTTGATGACCACCGTGTGGGTGGATTCCAGGGCTTCGGCGTCGGCCGTGGCCATGAGCAGGTTCGTGTTGGAACTGGCCACGCCCTTGGTCATGAACTCGTTCAGGGAGTCCATGCCCTCCAGGGAGGTCTTCAGGCTGAGCAACTGGGTGTTGAGCTCCTGGAACTGCTCGTTCTTGAGCTCCCAGGAGGCCTTCCAGTTCTCCAGGCGTGTGACGCGGCCCCGCTCGACATCGACAAGCCCGTCGATGAGCGTGTTGAAGTCCGTCCCGTTGCCCAGGCCGGTAAAGTTGATCGAACCCGATGTATACGTGCTGTCTGCCATGGCTGCATCCTTAATCGGAAGATTTTTCCCATTCCATTAGGTATGAAATGGCCTGCAATCCTGATGCCACGGTGCGAGACGAAAATTACTCCGTAAAAACAATGGGCCGGGCCCCCAAGGAGCCCGGCCCGAAAGTCGCCTTGAAGCGATGCGATTGCCGACTAGCCGAGCAGGGACAGGGCCATTCTCGGCATGCTGTTGGCCTGGGCCAGCATGGAGACCGCCGACTGGGTCAGAATCTGGTTGCGCACGAATTCGGTCATCTCGGTGGCGACGTCGACGTCGGAGATGCGGGATTCGGAGGCCTGGACGTTCTCGGCCTGGATTTCCAGAACGGTAACGGTGTTCTCCAGGCGGTTCTGCAGCGAACCGAGGTTGGCGCGGATCTTATCCTTGGAGATGATGGCCTTGTTGAGGACATCCAGGGACCTCTGGGCCAACGCCTGGGTGGAGATGGACCGTCCGTTGGTGCCGGTGGCGCCGAGACCGACACCCAGAGCCGACGCGGTGGCCGAGTTGATCTGGATGTAGTAGTAGTCTTCGGAGCAGTCGTTGCCGGTACCGAAGTGGACCTTCAGCTTGCCGGTGGACTTCAGTCCGGAACCGTCGTGGGTCGAAGAGGACAGGGCGCCGTTGAGCAGGTAGATGCCGTTGAAGTCGGTGGAGCTGGCGATACGGGTGATTTCCGAAGCCATGGCCTGATATTCGGAGTCGATGATCAGGCGCTGGTCGGAGTTGTAGGTACCCGTGGAGGCCTGCATGGCCAATTCCTTCATACGGATCAGCTTTTCATCGATAACGCCGAGCGCGCCGTCAGCCGTCTGGATGAGGGAGATGGCGTCGTTGGCGTTGCGGATGCCCTGCTGCAGGGAGCTGATGTCGGAACGCATCAATTCGCGAACGGCCAGACCGGCGGCGTCATCCGACGCCCGAGTGATGCGCAGACCCGAGGACAGGCGACGGGTGGACGTTTCCAGGTTGCCGTACGAGACACCCAGGTTGCGCGAAGCGTTCATCGCCATCAAGTTGTGGTTGATAACCAGAGACATAATTTCCTCCTTGAAATTGTTTTGGCTTCCATGCCTAGGTACGATCCCGGGGGTCACATCCCACCGGGAAAACCTTCTTTTGTTGCCCACTTCATCGGCGGGGGTGAAGAAAACTTTAGGTCGTGTGAACGATTTTTTATGTCTCTGAACACAGGGGAAAAACGCGGCCCGCCGGACGATGTGCGAGACGGTGGAAAACGCCCGGAGCACGGCGGCTGGAGGGCGCCGGGCCTCGTGGAATTAAAGGGGAGGCTTTTCGTGAGAAACAGGCGTCGGCTATCAGGCGAAGGTCTCGCGCATGGTCTCGAGGAGTTTTTTCATGCGGATTTCATAGGTGTGTTCGGCCAGGATGCGCCGGGCCGCCGCGCGGCTGACCTTCGCCCTTGCCGCCGGATCGGCGGCGTACCGCTCGACCAGGCCGGGGATTTCCTCCACCGTGCGGTAGACCGCGGCCTCGCGGTCCAGGTCGAAGAGATCCTCCATCTGCTCGCGATGGTCGGTCAGCAGGAATCCCCCGCAGGCCGGGACGTCGAAGACCCGCTGGTTGACCGCGCCCTTCATCTGGCGGCTGGTGCAGTTGAAGTTGATCTCGGATCGCGGATAGAAGCGGGGCAGGTCCGCGTAGTAGTCCAGGTTGGCCAGCAGCCGCGCGCCGGTGCCGTGCAGCAGGGCGGTCCAGCCTTCGTCGCCCACGACCAGCGGGGAAAAGGGCAGGGTGGCCCGTACGCAGGCCGACCGGTACTGCCGGGTGGCCTCCCAGGTGAGCAGGGACTCGGCGGCCAGCCTTTGTTCGCGGCTCAGGGAGGCCATGGTGTCCAGCCAGTCCGGGCGATGGAATTCGAGAAAATGGGCCACCGAGGTCTCGCCCGAGCGGCCGAAGGCCCCGGCCACGGCCTCGTACTCCCGGGCCAGGGAAGCGGGCAGGCCTGACAGGGCCAGGCTTTTTTTGACCGGCTCGGCCATGGAGCTGCCCACAAAGGAGATGGCCGCGCTCCACTCGGCCGGGGCCGGGCCCGCGTCCGGTCTGAACCGCTGCGGGTCGGTGGCCAGGGGCAGGTGGTGGACGTGTCGGAATCCCCGGGCGCGCATGGCTTCGAGGTTGCCCGCGTCAAAGGTGAAGATGGCCGTGTTGTCCGCGCCCGGGTGGTCGTAGTCGAAGAGGATCAGGTGCGGATTGTCCACGAACCAGGAGGCCAGCGGCAGGCCGAGGTCGTCGAGCAGCCCGGCCAGTTTGCCCTCGCGGTCCAGGCCGAAGTGGTTGACGGTCAGGACCAGGTCCGGGCGGAAGTCGATGACCGCCTTGAGCAGCCCCTCGATGAATTCGCCCGAGCCGGTCTCGCGGTCCCTGAGCGGCAGGCTGCGGTGAGCCACGCCCAGCCGGTCCAGCGCGGCCAGGATCTCCCGGCACAGGAAGTAGTCCGAGTCGAAAAAGAGCACGCGGGGATTGTCGGACCGGAACTTGGGGTAGCGCGCCAGGGACCAGAAGTCCGTGGCCGCGCCCGCCTTGAGGGTCTGAGCCAGGGCGCCGTAATAGTCCCGGTCGAGCCGCTGGTACAGGGGCAGGACCACCGGGACCAGCGGTCGACCGCCGTGTTTCGCCCGCCATCCGGCCAGCCGGTCCATTGCCCGGGCCGGGTCCGGGTCGTCCACGTGCAGGCAGGCGTCGGGGTCGCGGCCGTCGAGGGTTCCGGTCAGTTCGAGCAATCCGCGCTCCCGGTCCACCACGGCCACGGGCAGGTCGCGCGCGACCAGGCGGTCCAGGCAATGGCCCAACCCCGCGCCGAGCAGCACGGGCAGGGCGTCGTCCCTCACAGCCTCGGCCAGTCCGGTCTCTCTCGCGAGCCCGTCCCGGCCCCACAGGTGCCAGGTCTTGCCCTGGATATGGATGCGCAGGTCGGCGATGGTCTCGCCGTCTCGGACCGCTTCGGCCGTGTACGGAGTGGAACTCATGATCTGGACCTGTACTGCATTCGCGGCCCGCCCGGCAAGGGCCGGCGAAACGGAAAAGGCCGCCCCGGCGCATGCCGGGGCGGCCCTGTGTGTGCGTGCGGACGGCGGTTATTCCTTGGAGCCGCCGAACAGTCCCTTGATGGCGCCGCCCACGGATTCGCCGGCGTCGCCCGCGCCCTTGATCGCCTCGGACGCGCCTTCGACCGCCTTGCCCACGGCTTCCTTGAGCTGCTTGCCCACCTCGGTGACCGTGCCGGTCACGTCGCCGGTCATCTGCCCGAGAATCTGGGCGAACGCCTCGGCCGGGGAGGTCTCCTTGTCCTTGCCGATGTCCTTCAGGTGGATGTCGGGCAGGTCGATGCCCATGCCCTGGTCGCCGAAAGCGTCGAGCAGAGAGCCGCCCAGGTTGATCTTGCCGTTTTTGACGATGAAGTTGTTGATCTGGATCGTCTTTTCGGAACCGGTCTCGGACTTGGCTTCCTCGGTCTTGGCCTCGCCGGGTTTCTTTTCCCCGGCCACGGTCTTCTTGATGTTGTTGACGATGGTCTGGAAGTTGTCGGTGCTGCCCCGCTTCTCATAGCTGATGACCGGGCTGTCCACGTAGATTTCCTCGATGATGATCTTGTCCTTGGTCAGGGAGTCGGTGTTGACCTTGACGCGGATGGTCCCGCATTCCATGGCGCTGGGCATCTTGAACCCGGCGGGGTTGCCCAGGTAAAAGTCGGACAGGGTTCCGGATCCGGACAGGACCGAGATGTCGGCCGAGCCGAGACGGACCTCGGTTTTGGTGATGGGCGGGCCGAATTCCTCCACGGCGGTCTTGATCAGGTCGCCGAGGTTGAGGATGACGAGGACGATGGCGGTGATGAGGCCTGCGACGATGACGCCCGCGCCGATAAGGATGTATTTTTTCATGGCGACTCCTGTTTGGTTAAATGGGGACTACTCGGATACGATACGGTATTTATGATGTCAGGGCAACATCCTATCGGGAATGTTGCGGAAGTGAGGGGAAAAATTTTTCGGCCATGTGACGCATCTCCCGGGTGCCCGAGCCGCGCCTGCCCGAGTCCAGAGACGGCCCGGTCTCCGGCAGGACCTGTCCGGCCCCGTAGAAGACCGCCGGTTCCAGGCGGCGGCAGAGCGTCCCGGCCCGGTCGGCGGCCCGGTCCATGAGCTCGGCCGCGCTCTCTTCCCGAACCTCGTCGGACACCGGGTCGCGGTAGCGGATGGCACCGTTCACCCGATCGGCCTGGTCGAGCCACTGGGGCGCGTAGAACAGGGCGGCGATCTCCCGGGCCGTGTCCGGCATCCAGGCGGACGCGGCGTACAGGGCAAAGGCCAGCCGACGGACCGGGAACAGCCTTTGGAACCCGGCGAAGACCTTGAGGGCCGAGGCCAGGGCCGGACCGGCCTTGCCCGGGCGGATGCCCGCCAGTTCCGCCATGCCGTCCAGGGGCAGGGCCTCGTACAGGGCCGGGCCCAGGGAGGCCAACTGGTCATGGATGCGGTACAGCGGGCGGCCGATCATCTCCGGGCAGGCGGTCATGTCCAGGAGCGACTCCAGGGCGCGGTGGCGCTGGCGGGCCAGGGACTTCTCGCGCCGGGAGGCGGCGTAGTAGTCGCCGGTCAGGTGCCAGACCATGGGATGCATAACCGTGTCCGCCCACAGGTGGGAGGCCATGCCCACCAGCAGGGCTCCGGCCAGGTCGCGGTTCGCGGCCCGGGCCGCGTGCCGGGCCTGGAGCCGGAGCAGGGCGTAGGTGTCCTCGCCCCGCGCGCCGTGGATGCGGTGGGCCAGGCGGGCCATGGGCAGGGCGCGGGGCGTGGCCCCGTAGAACAGGGCGTCGTGGAGCACGGCCCCGAGGAGCACACCCTGGGGGTGGGCGG
Proteins encoded:
- a CDS encoding YIP1 family protein; this encodes MQIICPECRFTREVDESKIPARSQVATCPKCQTKFKFRDLPEEEFLIEEPEPSARPEHKTEPAARRTAEPRIKPRTPPVIGSGLRPPAPARPEKGEEPEDRAFPGLPEEEDNGDGLWQRLHTMTPPEKPRAPRDEPYDDAYDEPGNAPYDDHYDNAGDRRHDAYQDQQPVPGWTGEFNEDFPDPMQVEFADGDEDEVAPMQVPPPFEQLDRYGFFHGLFLTLKLVLFSPRLFFSVMPVGNGLSKPLTFAILVSMIQTVVQYAWGVAGLTPGMNVTAHGLEAVPYDAVNGLFELLLTPAVVALSLFAISGFYHLILSMLKSGNKGFEGSFRAVAYAYAPMMIGIIPMFTANFMASWMLINAVWTLILTAIGLKYIHKVGYTKIVAVLLIPFLLGMIAAVLMMRGQVPTV
- a CDS encoding glycosyl transferase family 2: MNTGLIEAYTAAVLEFGFRDGPDAAAQGKTDPADAAAFAERSLRILDKSRGETLVLFGLGNGGHALALAAGLPEAARLVVCETDPAVARAFLAANPAWNAPDSRLLVLADTSPWAQLYILAMSGIGPDKTALALNPSLPEDTRAAYRNLQRLFMNARPHQAINSSYLSHVGVQAPDLSVGVILAPDEPGLDEFFAQFPDWVREVVVLWDADETPGRDFTCAAPVRQLARPLDDFASQRNRMLDECAGDWVLYLDGDERFSEDVWGLLPACLLVKRLTACWFPRMTLYPDETRCKAGYGLWPDLQLRLFRNEPGVRFTRPVHERLTGVKGRTALVLDAPILHYSRLTKSPETLAAKLKRFDAASGGGISHVLSDDYPTIPRALLSEATFLVGSLAMLLLEENPV
- a CDS encoding glycosyltransferase family 4 protein; translated protein: MVESPVRVLHVIKSLSLGGTEKVMQLFVANLDPARFAPAVYSRVNGVRASQIRAAGVDTFIGADLLGVIERFRPQIVHVHRAGWPEPDLLMPIKRARVPVVVETNVFGRHDPSPQAKIIDHTLFVSRFCLDRFFATTPVAPAPARYSYLYNPVDTDLFAKAAAPDRDFSRPVAGRVSRPDPGKWSRLALDFLPLLVREVPDFRYLIIGGIPEARDFVREHGLRGHVLFRDQVKTDAEIAAFLNGVSVLAHANDTGESFGLAIAEAMACGLPVVTHPSEGLRDNAQLELVEHGVTGLVADSAEGYAMALKYLFSHPEEARRMGMAGREKAARLFRMQDIARKLEAVYLELLRRKGIVQ
- the fliS gene encoding flagellar export chaperone FliS is translated as MANPAKAYLATQIETTTQGELLLMLYEAAIKFLKRAKREIDNRDYAKKGIYISKAMAIIHELSESLNKEKGGDITPKLGQLYMFCTTQLVKANIRLDNKMIDDVIKILDGLRSAYAQIVPIHDGKAAPGDTVSTGAPQPAPTPQAPPVLNMQPPQAAPRPAPAHKPTPQPAAKPAPAPAEPTPLRTGASAAKFRAANAYNNANR
- the fliD gene encoding flagellar filament capping protein FliD translates to MADSTYTSGSINFTGLGNGTDFNTLIDGLVDVERGRVTRLENWKASWELKNEQFQELNTQLLSLKTSLEGMDSLNEFMTKGVASSNTNLLMATADAEALESTHTVVINQLATNDILITNSGASSLDSIIASSDTSFTFSYGGESFTINDIHAGTTLNDFVDLINNHPDSRGIIQASTIFDGTSYHLQLAGKGLGADNQLVISNAGSLAFGAGGFVETQNAQNSQIRVDGFPASNASWIERGSNSIDDIISGITLDLKEASPGSVVSLTVTTDTDAIMDNVTSFVEAVNTIRAQIIALTKVDDTKGGTSTGGNSLTDSTETKGSILTGNYGIDIISQNLKNITANIGVGFTVWDPDTLSGDKYSALSQLGIMTDAEQGSPTYGLLTIDYDKLDEALQDDPTAVAELLSLEPTGVSRTTDFTFNSLIEGTTMPGDYDIEVVSDGTQIVSATINGEEAAVSGWEITGLSGDALGMAIRLNNTTAGTYNGKVAVKTGKATEMINELTELTKPYNKFTYEGGPLAVLQNNYGDIMKSIDDKIAFEETRIEKLERNLRLKYSRLDTLLGQYQLKQGQLEAALAQLE
- a CDS encoding flagellin N-terminal helical domain-containing protein yields the protein MSLVINHNLMAMNASRNLGVSYGNLETSTRRLSSGLRITRASDDAAGLAVRELMRSDISSLQQGIRNANDAISLIQTADGALGVIDEKLIRMKELAMQASTGTYNSDQRLIIDSEYQAMASEITRIASSTDFNGIYLLNGALSSSTHDGSGLKSTGKLKVHFGTGNDCSEDYYYIQINSATASALGVGLGATGTNGRSISTQALAQRSLDVLNKAIISKDKIRANLGSLQNRLENTVTVLEIQAENVQASESRISDVDVATEMTEFVRNQILTQSAVSMLAQANSMPRMALSLLG
- a CDS encoding CgeB family protein; the encoded protein is MSSTPYTAEAVRDGETIADLRIHIQGKTWHLWGRDGLARETGLAEAVRDDALPVLLGAGLGHCLDRLVARDLPVAVVDRERGLLELTGTLDGRDPDACLHVDDPDPARAMDRLAGWRAKHGGRPLVPVVLPLYQRLDRDYYGALAQTLKAGAATDFWSLARYPKFRSDNPRVLFFDSDYFLCREILAALDRLGVAHRSLPLRDRETGSGEFIEGLLKAVIDFRPDLVLTVNHFGLDREGKLAGLLDDLGLPLASWFVDNPHLILFDYDHPGADNTAIFTFDAGNLEAMRARGFRHVHHLPLATDPQRFRPDAGPAPAEWSAAISFVGSSMAEPVKKSLALSGLPASLAREYEAVAGAFGRSGETSVAHFLEFHRPDWLDTMASLSREQRLAAESLLTWEATRQYRSACVRATLPFSPLVVGDEGWTALLHGTGARLLANLDYYADLPRFYPRSEINFNCTSRQMKGAVNQRVFDVPACGGFLLTDHREQMEDLFDLDREAAVYRTVEEIPGLVERYAADPAARAKVSRAAARRILAEHTYEIRMKKLLETMRETFA
- a CDS encoding zinc dependent phospholipase C family protein encodes the protein MPKELIHFKTAEKTAALLADTRFAPGLAAHPQGVLLGAVLHDALFYGATPRALPMARLAHRIHGARGEDTYALLRLQARHAARAANRDLAGALLVGMASHLWADTVMHPMVWHLTGDYYAASRREKSLARQRHRALESLLDMTACPEMIGRPLYRIHDQLASLGPALYEALPLDGMAELAGIRPGKAGPALASALKVFAGFQRLFPVRRLAFALYAASAWMPDTAREIAALFYAPQWLDQADRVNGAIRYRDPVSDEVREESAAELMDRAADRAGTLCRRLEPAVFYGAGQVLPETGPSLDSGRRGSGTREMRHMAEKFFPSLPQHSR